The following nucleotide sequence is from Mytilus galloprovincialis chromosome 12, xbMytGall1.hap1.1, whole genome shotgun sequence.
aaagcatCGCGTCCTAAGCGTAACcaacacaaaaataattaatCTCAATGGAAACGAaatataatctatacaaaatatatacaattaatttAAGTGAATATCATTAAATGAATTTTAACTTTAGTTAGCTTTTCCAAAATATAAAGCGATCTAAACTCTTTaatttaaatagaacaaaaatattaaaaatataattcagCTTACCTGGTGTAAAACAAGAGAAAGTTCTAGTAAATATAGATGtttattatttgaaatcagtaatcAAAGTGACCGTTGAAAACATAAATTGTTTCCATGCGGGCGTGGTCACATGATCACTGATTTCTTGACTTTCTCCTGTTTTCACCAATCAAAAATTCCCTTGTAAAACTCCCTTGACCACAACCTATTTTCACTGGTTGGTCAATAATCCAGTCATGGGTGACAGGtgttataaacaatttaacacaTGAGTCATAGGAAAAGGTTGTTTAACAAAAGCCTTAATTTACATGTAAGGTCCATAATCCAAAGTAAATAATTTAGCACTTACATGTCTCTTTGTTATCCGTCTTAATTACGTAATCtaaatattaaagttgtatgtcattcttctttatcaaaaattaacATTCCAAAAATAATGTAACTTATGTAAGaagaaattttagaaataaaaaataaaaatttaaacttcaaaaatgctttaactcaaattgtaaaaattgataattttcacTTAAGTTTTGGTCAGTTTTGTTATAGAAAAATTACGAATtgccaaagacaaaattttaatataacacatGTACACACACTCAATAAAAGGGACgatttaatgttgtgtttttaaaatttatcgttttgatttataaatatgtcTTAAGCTCCTTCTTACAGCGTGTATGTTTCCAACCCGTTTGCTCTGCAATATTTCTGTAATGTCTAGTAGTCAAAATTTTCTGCACTTTTTTTTGTTGTATGTTCAACTCTGTCCCAGTGATCTGGACTAAAAGGGAGAATGCTGAGTAGAAAAGAAAATAACTGTATGCGTCTATTTAAAGTCACGAATATACTCAGTGATGGTATTAAAAAGGATAATgctatatttttattgatattgaacatTGTCTTGATGGTATGCCAAACTTTCATAGTCTGTGTTTTAGCTTATGCATCACTTTTTTCGATTGGTAGCAATTAATAGCGTGATATATAGTAAAGACAGATTTCATTTGTTGAATTGTGTAAAAGAAATCCAAAACACACCAGAGGGACATTCTAGCTCAAAGGTaaaaataataaactgacaaaaccatggtTAAAAAgaacaagacaaacagacaaacaaaagtacacaaaacgaAACATATAAAACTCAAGACTGAGCAACTTAAATTCTACTAAAAACTATGGATGGTCACTGTATGCTGGAAATTATTATATTAGCTGTGTTATTGTCTCATTTATGTATTCTTCATATCTCTTTATTTGGCTCACCTGCTTGTTCTTCAGTTTGACATTCTATATTTATACTCTCTTTAAGATAGTTTTGTCCGTCGCGTACCAACCAAAATACACCACCAATCAACTGCTTATAATTATTGTCTGGTATTTCTGCTTTTGACAAATATCTACAATATTACATACACGCAATTGTATACAGGTATACAACCAATAATGGCAGAAAGAGCaagtaaatacaataaaaaaaaatgggttttctttttaacaaaaataaatattggtAATCCTCGAGTAAAACCGCTGAAACGGAACCGACCGAGTTTTAACGAGTAAATGAATTATCTGTCTTCTTAGAAAAGATACATCCGGTGTATGCATATCGTCATCCTCCATACATATTGAGGTTAAGTATAACAAATTTGTTGCAATAATCTTTAATAACTGTGTAATAAACCGATATGaataaagttaaagaaaaataatggTATATATGTATACCAAAAAATAACATTTagaatacagaaacaaacaaaatataaacaagtagTTCGATTTTCAATAACGAATAACAACTTTTCATAAGATTTGTGTACAGTTATATCATGGTTTGAAATTGGTTTGTGGCAGTATCTATATAATAATGATAACGAGAGTCTTTCTGTGATAAAATTTACCCAAAGTGTAAAGATCCATCATTTGTTATTCCAAAATGCACGTTCTGTACTCCTTCTGACTTCATAACCACTCTTCCATCGCTAATAATGTTACCTATAAAATGTATCAACTTTAAACAGTGAAGATTTACTGGACTAACTATAATCATCATTCAAATAACTTATAACCTACTTTAAATATCGCCAATATATGTTTAATGGAACAATTCCAACTTTTCCAACCAATAGCgttaattattgcaatttaataTTCATGTTATTGTGCTGTTGTCGACTTATCGTATAACAGCAAATACTTTTATTAGTTACGCAACATTTTTGAGGggaagctgtttttttttaaatcaagaagCATTCTTGTCATTTTCTTTCGGATTTATCAGAACCTCTCCATCACTAATTTCTACTACTCAAGAGGAATGTTGCACCTATTTGACatcaataattgaaataaagttgTATGAATCAgatttgttttagaaatataGATGGCATAGCTTTGTTAAAAATTGCCAGAATCTATAAAAATTGCAATTGTACACCAgttacaataacattaacggtaccaatttttctgcaccagatgcgcatttcgacaatacatgtctcttcagtgatgctcgtggccaaaatatgtaaaatccaaagcttatataaaagatgtattccaaatttaaatgaaatgtttaGCAGTATGTCACAGTAATATTTTCCAGAACTTCATATATAACCATCAAGAAGTGACAGTGTTAATAAAGGAGTTTCTCATTAAAACTATAATGGTTGAATAAAGGTTCGAAGAATATAGTGTCTACATCTTTGACAACGGAGTTTTTATGATTGATAATTCATTAATTTCTAAAATTCTGcctgattaaaattgagaatggaaacaggtaATGTTGTTGGTCtagttttctcatttttaaattctttttcgcCCTTCAACCTCTATGTTATGTACTTAAGCATCCCGTTATTCCCTATTATGTTCTCTTTTTGTTTCATGTCCCCCTATTCCTTATTCCGTTCGAATGTTCCCTTTTCTGTTAAGCTCATATCGACCCTCATATATACTCATACCTACGCAAACGTTGCCCGGTCTTGGATCAAAGAATCCAGCATTTACGGCAACAATACAAGATTTCTGTTTGGATGTTTCCATGACAGTAGATTTTATTTGATTCTGACATCCACCAGAGTGACCTGGTTCCAATACTGATATTGTTCTATCAGGATTGTTCACAATTGTAAAGTGCCCGTATGTATCCCGTCTGGTCCCTTGTAAGAAATCTCCTATAATAAACGTATCACAAATatattaaaagaggggcgaaagataccagatggacattcaaacttatagataaaaaataaacggacaacgtcatggctaaaaaagaaaaagacaagcagacaaataatagtacacgaGACACAACACAGAAACCTAAAGATTATAAAGCAACACGGACACCACCAAAATCTGGTAATTatcacaggtgctccggaagggtaagctgattctgctccacatatggcactcgtcgtgttgctcatgttatactAAATATACCGTATACTTTGGAGGCTAAATGTATTAATTGATATTTGGTTGTCTATCAATTGCATCCTAGCGTTACCCAAAAGACATCCAAACGTATTAAATtcctctttttcttcttcttttattATTGTACACTACACTAACAACAGTATAAAATTAGTACATATAGAAGtaagaaaaatattgaatatcGAGGGAAATAGTTACGAAAAAAACTTTAatgaacaatttttttaatttttttttaccgatatttaaaaacattttgaaagttttCCAATTAAGATATTTGCTGCTAACCTTTTTTTGTTGCTCagtataaataatatgaaaaatatggTAAGCTTTAATGACATTGTCAATGCGCATGACCATTTCCAGGATAGGAAAACAGAACAGACTGATAACAGGTTCATGGTATAGTATTCATGGTATTGTTTAGAGAAATttccaatggcttatatctcgataACAAACACACAGACCCTTTTTTATTTTCCTCTCTCttagttcctttatttatatattaccAATTTATAAAAACCTATTAACAAAGGCACAGAGAAGAGAcatgataaattatttataacaaacacATACCTTCCGATATGATGACTTTCTTAGTTTCTGCTATAGGGTGTATTTTGTGTTCTGCATTAAAACCATGCGCTCTCCGTTCTGCTTTTGTTATTCTTCCATATTTAGGATGCTGTATATCTATTGTTCTTCCGTGGTTTTGTCGATTTGTATCATGATCCATGATACACTTCGTCATTATGTTTGCTATTTCAGACACTTGTTTATACCATCTGAAATGCATGCAAtgttcataaaaagtaaaataattaaataccgaacaccgaggaaaattctaaatggaaagtctctaagcaaatggcaaaaccatatcaaacgaattgataacaactgtcatattcctgacttggtacaggcattttgttacgtagagaatggtggattaaacctggttctacagctagctaaatctctcacttgtatgacagttgcaaaAAAATTCAATTTCTGTGAAAGTACTTTCGTTGGAATCAACTTTCGTGGTTGAAGAAATGTTACAAGTTCGTGAATTCCTAAATTCGTGGGTTTCAGATTTCTATGAAAATGATAACGGTTTAGGAGGGGGAAATATATGACAGCCATTGTACACGGATCATCCAGCATGCCAGGTTTGTGTTTCAGAGGACCGTGTCATAACGTAGGACCTTAAcattaaagcaaaataaaatgttcattttaatcTATATGTATGGCACTTATTCTGTAATATTTGTTAGAACTGgtaaagtgtacatgtattttctgtACCACTATCAGAAATTACTTAAGTGATTAATACCTGCTTACACATTAATTGGTTTGATTATCTTAGAGTACACTATAATGTGTTTTGACATTGCTGAAGTCCTTATACTTCGGTGTACACTTACATTGAACTTCGCTCATGGAGACAACCACGACAACCATGAATATTGGTACCTAATGAACAAGGGACTTCGGGGATACAGCAGTCATTATTGTGTTGTAACCTTTAATCACTATAACAACATACAAATATGTCAATAAAGAAAACATACAGACATTCAGACAAAGCAATCTAGCGAAAACAGAAGCCAGGCTACcaaaatttaccatagtacaataacacaatgacgggatgtacaaatACCGAACCACGTCAAATATACACTACAAAAAATAGACAGACTGAACAATAAAAGTAATaagttacaaacacaaataaatggaaagataccaaagggacattcaaactcatatatctaaaataaactgacgatGTCCtatctaaaaaagaaaagacaaacagacaaacaatagtacacaaaacacaacatagaaaacaaaagacttagcaacacgaaccccaccaaaaacggcGGGTGAGCTCAGGTGTTCATGTATTAAGGGgacaaccatttgatattctaGGGTTGGAGGAGgactttgaaaataaataactcagcttTGATAATCATAAAACTAAATGGTTTGTTTTGTGgcagtttgaaaataaattacctgactataatgtattgaaaataaataactcagcaggtctaatcgaaagtatgagatggcaccagattcttcacaAATTCATCTTTCTtccaaaaaaaaatcgggaaacactccCCAAATATCTTATAAAagtatattaaatattatttaaatatacttgaaatgactgaaaattggtttcatttaacatGAGGTATATTTTCTGAGTAACACTTTAATACCTCACTTTTATTACAGGACCATAACTTCATTGAAGCAAaagcctcatgtaggaaatttcaaaaccaaacgcttgtctccatatcaaattgtgttcacgtctagtgccttgcaagaagcaagttttGTTGTCCCTCAGACGTAgcccctgatttttcgggatcaatgtttcttatttatttgtcttttgttcattggttgcccttctgtattctgttggTGTGGCATTCTttttgtaatttagtaattttgttattaacttgatcatgagttaGAAGCCACAGTCTaaactatgtgaattacattttgctttatcatgcatattggtcttttgatgttaaTTGTCCCTACCAacttaatataaaattgagaatggaaatggggaatgtgccaaagagacaacaacccgaccatagaaaaaaacaacagcagaaagtcaccaacaggtcttcaatgtaaagagaaattcccgcacccggaggcgtccttcagctggcccctaaacaaatatatactagttcagtgataatgaacgccatactaatttccaaattgtacacaagaaactaaaattaaaataatacaagactaacaaaggccagaggctcctgacttgggacaggcgcaaaaatgcggcggggttaaacatgtttatgagatctcaaccctccccctatacctctagccaatgtagaaaagtaaacgcataacaatacgcacattaaaattcagttcaagagaagtccgagtctgatgtcagaagatgtaaccaaagaaaataaacaaaatgacaacaatatacataaataacaacagactactagcagttaactgacatgccagctccagacttcaattaaattgactgaaagattatgatttcatcatatgaacatcaggcacaatccttcccgttaggggtttagtatcataccatcataacatatatgagaagaacataacccgtatcatgccaacaactgtttttttaataaatgtgtttagttccgatgcaaagaccctataagtgaatcaatattaacgcaaacatatgcaatctttaatgacctgacaacagtatcgtaactatatccctttttaataagtctattcaaaggttttgttagtttttgaggtgaatactgacactttgtgctttataaagaatatttccataaaaaattggatgtgaaatacctgaacgtataagaagtctgcatgttgagctatatttacgaattatgtccttataccgatgataaaatttagtaaatgttttgactagtttgtgatatcgaaaaccctggtgtaataatttttcagtaatacataaatttctctcgttgaaatctaaaacattgttacatacacgagtgaAGCATACAAggtgggatatataaacaccgtaagatggtgacaagggaacgtcaccatctaaaaatggataattaacgataggaaatgaaaaatcatctctttcatcctaaattttagtattcagctttccgttagtgatatagatattaagatcgaggaaagggcagtggcattgttagtattagctttatttaaagtaagttcaacaggataaatttctttaatatacatactgaagtcgtcattattgagagacaaaatatcatccaaatatctaaaagtattatcaaatttgtttatcagatgttgtttcgatgggtctttgcttatttttgtcataaattgtaactcatagcaataaaaaacaggtccgcaataagtggtgcacagttagtccccattggaattccgataatctgacgatattcggaatccccaaagcgaacaaaaatgttatctagtaaaaattcaaggtcatatatagtatcaaagcatgtccaattgacatagtttttttgtttattgctactaaaaaatgacctaaaagagtttgaacatatatattcacattctgactttttaaatgcccatttaattaggtgtgtgatttttttttcttaatgagaatgtgaggcaatgtggtatacagggtagaaaaatctaaactttgaacagattcaaaatcaccaatataagcatgcaatttgtcaagtacttccaacgagttcttgacactccaaaagtaattaattctactattttcgaaggccttatttgaacaatttattatcaggtttttaattgtaccaagtgtgctggtaagaagaatagacaatttagtagtggaacaatggcttgaagacgaaataaatctatatttgtaaggtgttttgtgtagcttcggaagccagtacatagttgggactttcattgtatttggctctgcttgtaaagcggtagctaaaagtttatgtttgttacagatgtcgttttctgaaaatggagtcagttggaatgttggtgaattggtgatttcttttttcagaacctcaatgtaaaatttacgtcaaacaataataataataataacagtaagtatggagtgagtcgtggatgatattacgacactcattccaattaataattgacgggggacgatatttaggtcctttactgaggaatgattttaagtcttacactgaatctacacattttgatttgagaccaaaagattgtcaaaaaattattagaacagaacttgcattttcagattaagaaagggtttggggaacacccagaaagcatgattttgcatcatttgttctatagcttcttgtggttcagtggctccaaaacccttcaaaaaacaaaaaaacatttgccTCGCTCCACTCGGCGAATAATGTTTGCCAATAATTTGTAAAAAGGCtaggtacaaccaaactttaatactgtgtatgtatgcaatacatgtatatgcagttcgGAATAtagaagattcatttctgcagaggatgatgattaattctgattaaatggtgcataatgacttgactatacggttatgttcttctcatatatgttatgatggtatgatactaaacccctcacggggaggattgtgcctgatattcaaatgatgaagacatattttttcaatcagtttaattgaagtctggagctggcatggctacatcttctgacatcagactcggacttctcttgaactgaattttaatttacgtattgttatgcgtttacttttctgcattggctagaggtataggagggtgtgagatctcacaaacatgtttaaccccgccgcatttttgcgcctgtcccaagtcaggagtctctcgcctttgttagtcttgtattattttaacttttagtttcttgtgtacaatttggattttagtatggcgttcattatcactgagctagtatatatttgttaaggggccagctgaaggacgcctccgggtgcgggaatttctcgttgcattgaagacctgttgatggccttctgctgttgtctgctctatggtcgggttgttgtctctttggcacattccccatttccattctcaattttatgtatt
It contains:
- the LOC143054622 gene encoding N-acetylglucosamine-1-phosphodiester alpha-N-acetylglucosaminidase-like isoform X1, whose translation is MGLYWMYGFVYLCAFVCTSTTNMLLDSSTKIRWYKQVSEIANIMTKCIMDHDTNRQNHGRTIDIQHPKYGRITKAERRAHGFNAEHKIHPIAETKKVIISEGDFLQGTRRDTYGHFTIVNNPDRTISVLEPGHSGGCQNQIKSTVMETSKQKSCIVAVNAGFFDPRPGNVCVGNIISDGRVVMKSEGVQNVHFGITNDGSLHFGYLSKAEIPDNNYKQLIGGVFWLVRDGQNYLKESINIECQTEEQAEIMEMYAKTILSARSAIGHDKEGRILLMQLDGFNEHKGMTLYEFADVLLDYGFVQAINLDGGGSTTLIINGTLVNHPTDKCENDPRFTCERKVSTILCVHSDHSTRSEDNDKSDCDFKNVSNISEHCQSRTIDSNDIKEEVQRDSDNQ